The genomic interval CTCAACGCCACCGTCGACCTCGGCGACGGCAGCCGACCCTTGGAAGTCGACTTCCTCTGCCGCGAGCTCCGCATCGCCGTCGAAATCGACGGCTACCACCACTTCCTCGAACCCGAACGCTTCCGCCGGGACCGGCGCAAGGACCTCGCCCTCCAACGCGCGGGCTACTGGGTGGCCCGCTTCCTCGAGGAGGACGTCGTGCCCCGGTACGAAGAAATCCTGAAGACCCTCGAATCGCTCATGGCCGCCCGGCGGCAAGAAGCCACCACGCAGAGGACACCCCATGGACAGTCGTGACAACCGTTTGGCGGGACTCATCCTCACCTGGTTCGCACCCCGGCCCCAACGCCGAGGAACCCGCGCGGACCTGGAGAAGGCCCTGCGCTCCTTCGTGGAGCACCGACTCAGCCGCGCCGAGTGGAAGTCCCGCCTCGATACCGAGTTGGAGGACCTGCTGCGTGAAGGCCTCGTGAAACCCCAGGGCAAGGCCACCCTGGAGCTCACGCCCTCGGGTTCCTCCCGCGTCCTCCAGTTCCTCCGCGTGGAGCAGCTCCCCAAGGGCCTCAACTGGAAGAAGCTCAAGGCCACCTATCTCCTCGCCCACTGCCTCGACCTCCCGCTGACCAAGGCCGTGGCGCAGCGCCTCGCCGACGCGGATGGCATGCGCGCCGCGGTGCTCGCCCGTCAGTACCCCAACGTGGCGGAGGGCTCACCGTCCCTCTCCCAGCTTCGCGACCGGCTCCTCTGGAAGCAGCTCGGCGTGGACTCGCAGCGGCCCTTCACACTCCGCGCCGTTCAAGCGCACCTCCTCGGCGAGTTGCTCGAAGCCGAGGTGAAGGACCCGCGCAAGGCCGTCGAACAACTCGCGGCGCGTGCGGCAGGCGCCTCCCGCACGGACGCGGAGGCCGTGCGCCAAACGCTCCTGCGTGACTGGGCGCTCACCACCGCGCCCGCTCGTGACATCGCTCCCCCGCCCTCCCCTGCCGTGGACTTCGCCGAACACGTCCTCGCCGTGGCCCGAGCCCTGCCCACCGGCCGCTTCGGCCGCGACAAGGTGTTCATCTCCCACGTGTGGAAGGCCCTCCAACCCGAATGGAGCAACCGAGAGGCCTTCGACGCCGCGCTCCTGGAAGCCAACCGCACCCAGCAACTGTCCCTGACACGCGCGGACCTCGTCTCGGCCATGGACCCCACGGACGTGGCCGAGTCCGAGGTGCGCTCACTCGGCGCCAGCTTCCACTTCGTCGTCATCTGATTCGCCCCCTTCAGGAGCGCGCATGTCCAGCGACCCTCGACTCGAGGTCTTCCTCTCCGACAGCGGCGAGGTCTTCAGCGGCGTCCAACAGGGCCAGTACCTCTGGCAGCCGGACCCGTTCGACGTGGAGACCCTCAACGCCCCCGCCCGCCGCGCCTTCAAGCGCCTGTTGGACCGCGCCACGGCGTCACCGCCTCCGGACACGGGAAAAATCCTGCTCCTCCTGGGCGAGTCCGGCTGCGGCAAGACGCACCTGGTGCGCGCGTTCCGCAACCACGCCCACGGCCAGCAGCGAGGCTTCACCGGCTACATGCCCATGACGGTCGATGCGACGCACTACGACCGCTATCTCCTCTCCAACCTCATCGACTCACTGGACCACCCCTACGACGTGTCCCAGGGCGATGACAGCGGACTGATGCACCTGTCCAACCTCCTGATGTCCCAGTGCACCAGCCTCTTCGCGCCGCTCATCGAACACGAGCAGAAGATTCTGGAAGACGATGAACTGCACGGCACCGTCCGAGCCGTCGCGGACGAACTCCTCTCCGACCCGCGCTTCCACAACGTCGAGGTGGACCTGCTGCGCGCGCTCATCTACTTCCAGCGCAGGGACCCGCGCATCAACCGCCGCCTCTTCAACTGGCTGCGCTGCGAGGACGTCTCCCCCGAGGACCGGAAGGTCATCGGCGAGCTCGTCCCGCGCACGTCGGACGACAGCGCCGCGCGCATGGTGGAGCACTTGGGCCGCCTCATGGGCGCGCTGAACCACGCCCTGGTGCTCTGCGTGGACCAGGTCGAGGACATCAGCGACTTCGAGCATCGCCCGCAGATGGAGAGCTCTTTCCGCCGGGCGATGAACACGCTGGCCGCCATCGCGGGCAAGGTGCCTCGCGCCGTGGTGGTGGTCTGCTGCCTGTCCGACTACTGGGAGAAGATGCGGCCCCTGCTCACGCAGGCCATGGTCGACCGCATCGAGAACGACCCGGAGCCCGTGACGCTGGAGCGCACCGTCACCGCGAACACCGCGCGCGACATGGCGGCCCGCAGGCTGCGCTCCCTCTACGAACAGCGAGGCGCGGCCCACATCGCGGACGAGCCCACGTACCCCATTCCCATCAAGGGCTTCGAGGCCCTGGGAGGACAGCGCGCCCGCGACGTCCTCAATGAGTGCCGCCGCTACCGCGAGCGCGCCATCGACCAGCAGCGTCTCCCCGAGACCTTCCCCCTGCCCCAACCCACCCGGAGCCGAGGCGGTGGGACGATGACCGGCGACGGGCGGCTCAACCTCGAGCAGGCCTGGACCGACTTCCGTGCCGCCTACAAGGAGAAGCTCCCCGAGGACGCCTCTGACATCACCGCCCTGCTCGCCTGGGCCGTCGAAATCAGCAGCGAGGAACTCGGCGGCTCGCCGCGCTTCGTGGTGAAGCCCCGCAATGGAAATGACCTGGTGGACATTGGCGAACACCCTTCCGGCAACAAGTTCGTCCTCGCGCTCTGTGACCGGAGCCCGAGAGGCGGAGGTCTCGGCCACCAGATGACCGCTGCCCTCAAAGCCGCCGCAGGCAGCACGCCCATCCTCATCCGGACGTCTGAATTTCCTTCCTCGACGGGGACCATCGTCGCGGACCAGTTGGGCAAACTCATCCGGCAAGGCGGACGCAGGGTGGTCCTGGGTGACAGCGAACTGAGAGACCTGGTCGCCATGCGCGACTTCCGAGCGCAGCATGTCGGCCAGGCCGCCTTCGCCGAGTGGTCGCGCACAGCCCGCCCCATCACCCGGCTCAAGTCCATGGGGGACATCCTCGGACTGGAGCGGCTGGGGCTCCCGTCCACCGCGAGCCCCTCGAATCCAAAGCCCCCGCAGGACTCCACGCCTCCAAGGTCCGTGGAAACGCACGCCCGCGTCGCCCCAGCCGGGCCGGAGAAGAACCACGTGCCGCCCGTGCAGACACGGATGTTCAACGACTCCGTCACCACGCCGTTCGGCAAGGCACTGCCCGTCGAGCCTCGTCCCCCATCGGCGCCAACGCCGGTGCCCCTCCGAATCACCCGCACCGACAACCCGGTGCCGAGAGTGGGGCTCGCGAACAGCGACGCGGACATTGACTCACTCCACATCATGCCTGCGGGACGCCTTCTGCCGGAGCAGGAGCCACGTATCGCCGCGCCCTCCACCGTCCCTGGGCTCGCGCGAAAGAACCGCATCACTCCCGCGTCGGGGACGCCCATTCCCTCCGAGGTGCTCACGGGTGCACTGAAACTCGGGAGCTCGGAGGGACTGCTCGCGCAGACCATCACCCTGGAGCCAACCGACCTGACCCGTCACAGCGCCTTCCTCGGCGGCACGGGGAGCGGGAAGACGACGCTCGCGCTCAACATCCTGGAGCAGCTTCTGCTGCGAGGCATCCCCGTCATCCTCGTGGACAGGAAGGGAGACCTCGCCACCTACGCTCGCGCGGAGTCCTGGAACGAGCCCCTGGAAGACGCGGCCCTGCGCGAACGTCGGCGGCTGCTCCGCGAGCGTGTGGACGTGGCGCTCTACACACCGGGCCGCTCGGACGGCAGACCCCTGGCGATTCCCGTCGTGCCCCATGGACTCGAGTCCCTTCCCACCGAGGAGCGTGAGCAATCCGTCC from Myxococcus stipitatus carries:
- a CDS encoding helicase HerA-like domain-containing protein, with product MSSDPRLEVFLSDSGEVFSGVQQGQYLWQPDPFDVETLNAPARRAFKRLLDRATASPPPDTGKILLLLGESGCGKTHLVRAFRNHAHGQQRGFTGYMPMTVDATHYDRYLLSNLIDSLDHPYDVSQGDDSGLMHLSNLLMSQCTSLFAPLIEHEQKILEDDELHGTVRAVADELLSDPRFHNVEVDLLRALIYFQRRDPRINRRLFNWLRCEDVSPEDRKVIGELVPRTSDDSAARMVEHLGRLMGALNHALVLCVDQVEDISDFEHRPQMESSFRRAMNTLAAIAGKVPRAVVVVCCLSDYWEKMRPLLTQAMVDRIENDPEPVTLERTVTANTARDMAARRLRSLYEQRGAAHIADEPTYPIPIKGFEALGGQRARDVLNECRRYRERAIDQQRLPETFPLPQPTRSRGGGTMTGDGRLNLEQAWTDFRAAYKEKLPEDASDITALLAWAVEISSEELGGSPRFVVKPRNGNDLVDIGEHPSGNKFVLALCDRSPRGGGLGHQMTAALKAAAGSTPILIRTSEFPSSTGTIVADQLGKLIRQGGRRVVLGDSELRDLVAMRDFRAQHVGQAAFAEWSRTARPITRLKSMGDILGLERLGLPSTASPSNPKPPQDSTPPRSVETHARVAPAGPEKNHVPPVQTRMFNDSVTTPFGKALPVEPRPPSAPTPVPLRITRTDNPVPRVGLANSDADIDSLHIMPAGRLLPEQEPRIAAPSTVPGLARKNRITPASGTPIPSEVLTGALKLGSSEGLLAQTITLEPTDLTRHSAFLGGTGSGKTTLALNILEQLLLRGIPVILVDRKGDLATYARAESWNEPLEDAALRERRRLLRERVDVALYTPGRSDGRPLAIPVVPHGLESLPTEEREQSVQQAADAIAGMLDYRTSPNDRAAKAVLAQALRLLMNQSLGKEVTLELLQQFVTAQDPALLEATDGIPTKTFSKLAQDLSVLRINLRTLLSAGGERLDLDELLGRGAHGVPGRTRLSIISTKFLGDNSRILFWVSQLLLETLRWASQHPSSKLQAVLLFDEADMYLPATSKPATKEPMESLLRRARSAGVGVMLATQSPGDFDYKCRENVQAWFVGKITQENALKRVRPLFVDARVDADARLPGQKTGQFHVLNDGRVQQLKADRSVIKTTQLSEDQILELARLSRKQPGPDTP